From the genome of Setaria viridis chromosome 1, Setaria_viridis_v4.0, whole genome shotgun sequence:
TAGAATTGAAACGATGCAAAAAAAAGAGTAAGTATCACTTCAAGGAAATAATGTTCATATCCATTTGTCCAAAAAAGGTCTAAGGCATTTTCAGGAGATGCTTGAGAATGGAGAGCATTCTGGAGGGTATAAACAGATGCTATGTATTAATCATTTCCATGTAGAAAGCAATCCAATTTATTAAAGGAACCAGGTCTTAAACAACTACAGTAGGAACTAGGAAGCCAATAAGATAAATCAACATAATAACGTGGCATTTTTTCATAAGAAACCATCATCAGAATTAAAAGTATCCAGGAACATAGTCTACTAAAAAATATTGTCCTAGTAATAATGTAGAAGCAGCAGATTCAGGCGACAATGAAGGAGGTGGAGAATCATATTTAGCATGGAACTGGGAGCTAAGTAATTGGCGGTGCTAGTTTGCAGCACTGAAAGGCTCCTGCTGTGCTGCACCAACAGCCAGCAAACAGCAGCGGCTGCGGCCACACAATTTTAGATGTACCCAACACCCAATTGCAGCAAACAAATTCTATGCAAAGTAATTGTATGCTCTAAACAATAAAAGCATACCTTGGCAACTGTTTGCTCACTAGGTAAAGACGTACGGTCTTGGGTGGATGTCTCCTGCTGCAAAGTATCAACAGCCATTACATTAGCAAAAACTTTAATATTATTGTTGTAGATGTGTACATTAGAAGTAAAGTATGTACTCTATTACCTGCACTTCATTCGTGGGAGAGTACACATTACCAAGTGAGTGTGCAGGGCTGTGATCATGATGACTTTCTGGTTCTAGAAGTCCATCCttgaaaaaacaaacaattcaGAGAGGGATGGCTTACTTTCAGGTGTTAGGCATATATACAGTTCATTGTAATATAAAATAACACAGGTCGAATAGATGCTTACTTCATTATCATGTAGATCTGCTACCATTTCCTTGATGAAATCCTCTTCAGGAAACTTTTTTAACATGAAACCAAGCTAGTGCTTCATGAAACCACCCATGTGTTGCATCTTATTCTCCATTTCATTTACTTTCTCTTGgtatcttctttcttccttagTTTGAGTGACAAAAGTTAACCTTGAGACACTCGAACTTCACTCTAGTACTTATCATCATAGTACCTATGTGCTTTTAACTCCTTTGCAACTATATCATTGAACACCTCATTAAAATCTTGAGCTGAAAGATTACCATTGTTGTTTTGTTGCCTTTTTTCTAATTCCTCATATGTTGCATTCTATAAACAGTGGAAGGTCACAGAATGGTACACAAAATTTCAGATTGAACATAAATGCTTAGGATTAGAAATTGTACCATTATTGCATCCACTTTGTGGGTAGTGTATctgccattctttttcttatgaGCAACCTCCCATAATTCTAGCCTATGAACCTTCCTTTTCTGGTTATCTTCCTGCACAATAGAGTAAGTTGAGACTCATTATAGATCTGAATTAGATGATAGTGAATATAATAAATAACTTCAGATGAATATATTTCACCATCTCTTTTTTCAGCTTAGCATGGCTTTTTCTCCTTGATGTGTGTGTATTCTTCTATTCTTTTGCGATCCTTGAGTTTGTGGCACATACTTTCTGTAAAGGTAGAAGAGTGATGAAGTGTTGTTACACTCGTTGCTTTCAAACTGCATATAAATGTTAAGTAAAAGGATGTCACCTTATGTTGTTCTCGGCACCAAAATCCAACAAGAGCTTTCCATTGAAGTTCATTCACTTTGTTTGGTTTCCCATTTATGATTTCATCTAGATATCTCTCTTCACGATTGAAATATTGTTTCTTCAACTTTGATTTGTAGGATCACCACCTGTTGTTAACAATCCGTAGCACCCAGTCCCTTGTAAGATTCAGCGTTTGGCGGGGGAACTAAAAGTGTTCCTATAAAGAGTAGAGGTAAATGTTACTAGATGCATGAAAATTGAGGTGCTTGCTTGAACTAGTAAGATTAATTTTACCTCTACATCCTTGATTATTTGTTGCTTGTGAGTATTGAACAGAGCATTGTCCCATCTTTCAATGTGTAAAGGAGCTAATGATGGTTTTTCTGCTGTCTGTCCAAAGTCTTGACCAAGAATGGAGGCTGACCTTTCATTTGGGACACCATTTTCATCCGTACGTACAATTACCTTTCCTCCATCTAAATCCTCTAAATTTAAAATTCTAAAATTCCCTATAACTTGTCTCACCTCTCCATTTGGCCCTACATATATGAAACAGATTGATGTGACACTGCATTTTGATATGAAAGGAAAAAACATGAAACTTACTTATAATCTTACTGGGGGTTtgtggatggtggcgtggcAGGCGGGCTAATAATCCATCAACATCAGGACGACCCTGTAAGTCATCATCGTTCTCATTTTCTGCTAGGTTGTCATGCCTATTCTCATTCTTTGCTAAGTTGTCCTGCCCATTCTCAATATGTTCTGCATCCCCTTCTTCTTCAAGGTTCAAGTTCCTTAACCTTCGAAGTGGTCTTACCATGATTTATGCTGCATATACATGGGGTACAAAGATCAGCACTTACAGTTTAGTGCATTATCTCTCAGAAGGCAAAATGCAACAGCACAGTTTTAGTAAAGTAGAACAAAtctttgaaaaggaaaacttaAAGTGCAACATTCTTCCCACTTCAGTTGATTCAAATAAAAATTCTTATCTCTAAAACTTGGCTCTCAAATTTTTCAGTTGGTATGCAATTTCATAAACAATAGAATCATAGGGTAGGGAAACTTCAGACCAGATTCCAAACCAAGATGACTAAAAAATTTAAATTACTACTGAATGTCCAGAATTgaatttcagcaagctgagcaaTAGTATTTTGGGCATATCTCCTAACTACATAATGTAATCAAAGAAGACTAATTACATAATGGAACAACTTAATTAAACACTTGACTGGAAGTTTCCCTCGGCATCCTTGAGCACCTTTCCTCTGTTTTTCTGATGCTTAGGTGCTAAAGTTGATTGAAAGCTAGTGAGGTATAGTAGATAATGTAGAGACGTTTGTCATTCACACCTGAACTGGTGCCTCTGCATTAGTTATCTGCAGGATAATGTGGTATTTGTGATGCATCGCCATGGTCCAGGCCTGCCCTGAGTTTGATACGTGCTAAGTGTACAGGGGTGGCATATCCCGGCTTGCTTTTGGGCTAACTTGACTGAGACAAACTGATGCTTTCCAAACATCAGAGAAAGGATGGGGAAAGGGATAGAGGAGGGACTTCAATTACAGTTACTGCAAACCAGAAGTCCAGAACCCTTGCTAATTCATAGATCATCTCTGAATTTGATGAATCCAAAACCTATGCATGCATTTATCCCCTCCTAATTACCTGAATTTTGCGCCGGCGGTTCCAGGGGTGGTGTCGCAGGCGGCTTCTAGGGGCGGCGTTGCCGGCGGCTTCCAAGGGCGGTGTCGCAGGCGGCTTCCAGGGGAGGCGAAGTTGGCCGCTTCCAGGGGCAGCGCCGGCGACTTGCAGGGGTGGTGGCGCAGGCGGGAGCTTGCAGGGGCGAAGCCGGTGGGGGCTAccaggggcggcgccggtggggccttgcggggcggcgacgccggGGAATACCAGGGGCGGCACCGGCAGGAGCttgcaggggcggcgcgggtggggcCTGGGGCTAACAGGGGCGGCGCCTGGAGCttccagggcggcggcggcggggggacaTTGTCAAAGTCAGATTGACGTCGGCTGCGGATTCCGTCGGCTGCAGATCGGGATACCGAGATTGGAGGAggc
Proteins encoded in this window:
- the LOC117849986 gene encoding uncharacterized protein isoform X5; protein product: MLKKFPEEDFIKEMVADLHDNEDGLLEPESHHDHSPAHSLGNVYSPTNEVQETSTQDRTSLPSEQTVAKEAHIQSSIHEGEESYKYKSKTTW
- the LOC117849986 gene encoding uncharacterized protein isoform X4, producing MLKKFPEEDFIKEMVADLHDNEDGLLEPESHHDHSPAHSLGNVYSPTNEVQQETSTQDRTSLPSEQTVAKEAHIQSSIHEGEESYKYKSKTTW